One segment of Triticum aestivum cultivar Chinese Spring chromosome 2A, IWGSC CS RefSeq v2.1, whole genome shotgun sequence DNA contains the following:
- the LOC123185432 gene encoding uncharacterized protein, producing MMDWAPVVVGVVLFVVLTPGLLFELPGTYGRIDFGGLRTTGKSIFVHTLVFFTIFAVIILGFEVHIYTGGPS from the coding sequence ATGATGGACTGGGCCCCTGTGGTGGTAGGGGTGGTGTTGTTCGTGGTGCTCACGCCGGGGCTGCTGTTCGAGCTGCCGGGGACGTATGGGAGGATCGACTTCGGCGGCCTCCGCACCACCGGCAAGTCCATCTTCGTCCACACCCTTGTCTTCTTCACCATCTTCGCCGTCATCATCCTCGGGTTCGAAGTCCACATCTACACCGGCGGGCCTAGCTAG